Within the Debaryomyces hansenii CBS767 chromosome E complete sequence genome, the region tgtttATGAAAATTGTTATGGGCCTGacaaattttttatattggAAGTCGGACTGAAGAGGTCGGTTTAATCTCATCAAcaataaagataaattcTATATAAACACACgcatatatatacatatatatattataaaatacaGTTGTTGtatttctatttcataAGTTTACGTAaatgcaatttttcaatcatcTTCGTCACTACTAGTACCGAGAAACTGGTCTAAAATGTCTGTTTTTGATTGTTTTGTATCATTAAAGTCAGGTTGACTTTCATATTCCATGGTCTTAGTTTTACTTTCGTCATCACTATTCTCATCAACTTCCAGGCTTTTTGTATCATCCAATGTAATACCTTTCATGAATTCTTTGGACTCGTCATTTAAGAGCTCACCAATATTTAAATCGTCAATCAATTCAGTTGAATCCGAAATCACAGTTCCATATTCTGAACTTTCTTTGATGATCTTCTCTGCTTCAGAGATGGTACAATCAAAATCATGCATGACGAATCGTATAACAATCTCATTTGCTAGAACAAATGTAGAGAAACCACTGATTGTCCAATATGAAACTGTTTTATTCCTATTTGCAGCATTCTGCAAATCTTTCTTATGTCGACTTAAAATGATCGATGCAATAAACAGTTGCCTCTTAAAGCCGTAGTAGCCACCAAAAAATTCTTGCCAGTTTATCttccatttttctttgtGGGTCATTGTCTCATGGCTCGATGATTCAGATATTGATTTCGCCATATCATAGAAGATTGATGTTTCAAGCTTGCCCTTTAATATCTGAGGTATAATGTACAAATGCGCTTCTGTTCTTGTCAACAATGACTTTTTAGATGATATAGGTTTAGGATAGTCcttatctttaaatttcaatCGAACAGCTTCCATGCTCGCTTGTTTACGGTTTTCCATAGTTGATAAGATGTTTCCCTTCATCATTTCAACTGCAAAATCATCGTCGCTTGATGCAAATTCTCCTTCATTCTTTCTAACCTTTTCCATATAATCCTCGTACTTGTTCGAGTTTGCTTCTATCAACTTATCTAATATTTGTacatctttttcattattatgcTCTTGGCTCTTTGCTGGGCTACTGGacaattgtttcaaattaattaattgtgTTTCTGTTTCACTAtcagaattattaatattgtgCGTATCGATATTAGAATTAGGTGAATTGTAGTCTGGATCGTATTGATAcctttttttattaaagGTATCTAGTATGTTGAAGTCAATATCTTTCATATCATCATTACTTTGCTGTCGACTTATTTTGATAGGACTAGAACTAAATGATACTCGTGGTTTTTTCTGTTTTCTAGGTTTCTTTTTTACTAAATTATTCACAATTATAGGTTGAgattttctctt harbors:
- a CDS encoding DEHA2E11726p (weakly similar to ca|CA0312|IPF6396 Candida albicans IPF6396 unknown function) is translated as MAASKQYLSLSNSKSRSPESKSITLPNLKKDESIVHLHDRSDLFSNSRRTGPSNGRKRKSQPIIVNNLVKKKPRKQKKPRVSFSSSPIKISRQQSNDDMKDIDFNILDTFNKKRYQYDPDYNSPNSNIDTHNINNSDSETETQLINLKQLSSSPAKSQEHNNEKDVQILDKLIEANSNKYEDYMEKVRKNEGEFASSDDDFAVEMMKGNILSTMENRKQASMEAVRLKFKDKDYPKPISSKKSLLTRTEAHLYIIPQILKGKLETSIFYDMAKSISESSSHETMTHKEKWKINWQEFFGGYYGFKRQSFIASIILSRHKKDLQNAANRNKTVSYWTISGFSTFVLANEIVIRFVMHDFDCTISEAEKIIKESSEYGTVISDSTELIDDLNIGELLNDESKEFMKGITLDDTKSSEVDENSDDESKTKTMEYESQPDFNDTKQSKTDILDQFLGTSSDEDD